The following are encoded together in the Syngnathus scovelli strain Florida chromosome 12, RoL_Ssco_1.2, whole genome shotgun sequence genome:
- the sptbn1 gene encoding spectrin beta chain, non-erythrocytic 1 isoform X2, producing MELQSASAPFSAPLSPTQDYKRPLSPSVVPGRIPARMSSPGPGGDKDGGGFSGQAAFNYNQLEGRFKQLQDEREAVQKKTFTKWVNSHLSRVSCRITDLYVDLRDGRMLIKLLEVLSGEKLPKPTKGRMRIHCLENVDKALQFLKEQRVHLENMGSHDIVDGNHRLTLGLIWTIILRFQIQDISVETEDNKEKKSAKDALLLWCQMKTAGYPNVNIHNFSTSWRDGMAFNAIIHKHRPDLIDFDKLKKSNAHHNLQNAFNLAEQHLGLTKLLDPEDISVDHPDEKSIITYVVTYYHYFSKMKALKVEGKRIGKVLDNAIETERMVDKYECLASELLEWIEQTIIILNNRKFANSLVGVQQQLQAFNTYRTVEKPPKFTEKGNLEVLLFTIQSKMRANNQKVYTPREGKLISDINKAWERLEKAEHERELALRTELIRQEKLEQLARRFDRKAAMRETWLSENQRLVSQDNFGFDLQAVEAATKKHEAIETDIAAYEERVQAVVSVARELETERYHDIKRIAARKDNVIRLWEYLLELLKARRLRLEQTLGMQRVFQEMLHIMDWMDEMKMLLLSQDYGKHLLGVEDLLQKHALVEADIGIQADRVRNVNANAQKFAGDSDGYKPCDPQVIRERVAHMEFCYQELSQLAAERRARLEESRRLWKFFWEMAEEEGWIREKEQILPSEDCGKDLTGALRLLSQHKALEDEMSGRATHLQQTIKQGEQLVADKHFGADKIQERIQDIRGQWAALEQLSAVRKSRLQEACNQHQFQADADDVDTWMLDALRIVSSVDVGHDEFSTQALVKKHKDVAEEIASYRPVIDALHEQSRVLPPEKADSGESRLAGIEERYKEVVELARLRKQALQDALALYKMLSEASACELWVDEKEQWLNGTDIPEKLEDLEVVQHRFESLEPEMNNQASRVAVVNQVARQLIHSEHPGEKEIKAQQDKLNTRWSQFRDLVDQKKESLSSALGVQNYHLECNETKSWIKEKTKVIESTQELGNDLAGVMALQRKLTGMERDLAAIEDKLGDLGKEAERLSSEHPEQSQAIKGRLDEITGVWEEMKGTMKNREESLGEASKLQQFLRELDDFQSWLSRTQTTIASEDMPNTLAEAEKLLGQHEAIKNEIRNYEEDYQKMRDMGEMVTRGQTDAQYMFLRQRLQALDTGWNELHKMWENRRNLLSQSHSYQLFLRDTKQAEAFLNNQEYVLAHTEMPTTLEGAEAAIKKQEDFMTTMDANEEKLSSVVDTGRRLVADGNINTERIQDKVDSIHQRHKKNRAAASDLLMRLKDNRDLQKFLQDCQELSLWINEKMLTAQDMTYDEARNLHSKWLKHQAFMAELQSNKEWLDKIQKDGEALMAEKPETEAMVHEKLAGLKKMWEELESSTQIKAECLFDANKAELFAQSCADLDEWLAGLDAQLQSDDYGKDLTSVNIMLKKQQMLESQVEVRQKEVDELQSQSQALSREGKGSEEVDSQRRSVESKLGTLRAPLQSRRDNLMASREIHQFNRDVEDEILWVEERMALATSTDHGHNLQTVQLLIKKNQTLQKEIRGHQPRYDDIFERSQHILRQERPTTELLRRRLAELRSLWEQIRQETEKRHARLSEAHEAQQYYFDAAEAEAWMSEQELYMMSEEKAKDEQSSVAMLKKHQILEQAVEDYADTVHQLSATSRGLVAVEHPDSERIGMRQSQVDKLYAGLKDLSEERRGKLDERFRLFQLNREVDDLEQWIAEREVVAGSHELGQDYEHVTMLQERFREFARDTGNIGQERVDGVNRLADELINAGHGDAATVAEWKDGLNEAWADLLELIDTRTQILAASFELHKFYHDAKEILARVLDKHKKLPEELGRDQNTVETLQRMHTAFQHDIQALGTQVRQLQEDAVRLQSAYAGDKADDIQKREGEVLEAWKNLLEAAEGRRGKLADTGDKFRFFSLVRDLMLWMDDVIRLIEAQEKPRDVSSVELLMNNHQGIKAEIDARNDSFTTCIELGKSLLARKHYASDEIKEKLLQLTDKRKEMIDKWEDRWEWLRLVLEVHQFSRDAGVAEAWLLGQESYLSSREMGQSVDDVEKLIKRHEAFEKSAATWEERFAALERLTTMELLEVRRRQEEEERKKQPAVTEATPAAQQREGDVASQNGPSGEPDSTREDAEAMNGVSESSPAGSPGAALKGKAGQQAATLPVKSQQEALSANSQMEGFLHRKHEWEGHNKKASSRSWHHVFCVLNHQELGFYKDQKSATQGIPYHGEIPVALKDATCEVALGYKKKKHVFKLKVTDGNEYLFQAKDDEEMNSWISSISAAIMGEKGEVTPSSHSTPASTTTRAHTMPASAGRTVTVPTSASAEVAAAESSPGKRDKDKEKRFSLFSKKK from the exons ATGGAGCTCCAGAGCGCCAGCGCTCCGTTCTCGGCTCCCCTGTCCCCCACGCAGGACTACAAGAGGCCCCTTTCCCCTTCCGTGGTCCCCGGCCGGATCCCCGCGCGGATGTCCAGCCCGGGGCCCGGAGGGGACAAGGATGGGGGCGGCTTCTCAGGCCAGGCGGCGTTCAACTACAACCAGCTGGAGGGACGCTTCAAACAGCTGCAAG ACGAGCGTGAGGCGGTGCAGAAGAAGACGTTCACCAAATGGGTGAACTCTCACCTCTCTCGAGTGTCCTGTCGCATCACCGACCTCTACGTGGACCTCCGCGATGGGCGCATGCTCATCAAGCTGCTGGAGGTGCTCAGTGGCGAGAAACTG CCCAAGCCCACCAAAGGCCGCATGAGGATCCACTGCCTGGAGAACGTGGACAAGGCCCTGCAGTTCCTCAAGGAGCAGCGCGTCCACCTGGAGAATATGGGCTCGCACGACATTGTGGATGGCAACCACCGCCTAACGCTGGGCCTCATCTGGACCATCATCCTGCGATTCCAG ATCCAAGACATCAGCGTGGAGACAGAGGACAACAAAGAGAAGAAGTCGGCCAAAGATGCTCTGCTGCTCTGGTGCCAGATGAAGACGGCCGG GTACCCAAACGTCAACATCCACAACTTCTCCACCAGCTGGAGGGATGGGATGGCCTTTAATGCCATCATCCACAAACACAG ACCGGACCTGATCGACTTTGACAAGCTGAAGAAGTCCAACGCGCACCACAACCTGCAGAACGCCTTTAACCTGGCCGAGCAACACCTGGGCCTCACCAAGCTGCTGGACCCCGAAG ACATCAGTGTGGACCACCCTGACGAGAAGTCCATCATCACTTACGTGGTCACCTACTACCACTACTTCTCCAAGATGAAGGCACTCAAGGTGGAGGGCAAGCGCATCGGCAAG GTTCTGGACAATGCCATTGAGACAGAGAGGATGGTAGACAAATACGAGTGTTTGGCGTCGGAGCTCCTGGAGTGGATAGAGCAGACCATCATCATCCTCAACAACAGGAAGTTTGCCAACTCGCTGGTGGGTgtccagcagcagctgcaggccTTCAACACCTACAGGACAGTGGAGAAGCCTCCAAA gttCACGGAGAAGGGCAACCTAGAGGTTCTTCTGTTCACCATCCAGAGCAAGATGAGGGCCAACAACCAGAAGGTGTACACGCCTCGTGAGGGAAAACTCATCTCGGACATCAACAAG gcgtgggaacgtCTGGAGAAGGCGGAGCACGAGCGCGAGTTGGCGCTGAGGACGGAGCTGATTCGCCAGGAGAAACTGGAGCAGCTGGCGCGCCGCTTTGACCGCAAGGCGGCCATGCGGGAGACGTGGCTGAGCGAAAACCAGCGGCTGGTCTCGCAG GACAACTTTGGCTTCGATCTCCAGGCAGTGGAAGCGGCCACCAAGAAGCACGAGGCCATCGAGACGGACATCGCCGCCTATGAGGAGCGCGTTCAG GCAGTGGTGTCGGTGGCCCGGGAGCTGGAGACAGAGCGCTACCACGACATCAAGCGCATTGCGGCCAGGAAGGACAATGTGATCCGCCTGTGGGAGTACCTGCTGGAGCTCCTGAAGGCGCGCCGGCTGAGGCTGGAGCAAACGCTGGGCATGCAGAGGGTCTTCCAGGAGATGctccacatcatggactggatgGACGAGATGAAG atgctgctgctgtctcAGGATTACGGCAAACACCTCCTGGGTGTGGAGGACCTGCTGCAGAAGCACGCCTTGGTGGAGGCCGACATTGGGATCCAGGCCGACCGCGTCCGCAATGTCAATGCCAACGCACAGAAGTTTGCCGGCGACTCCGACG GGTACAAACCTTGCGACCCTCAGGTCATCAGGGAGCGCGTGGCGCACATGGAATTCTGCTACCAGGAACTCAGCCAGCTTGCGGCCGAGCGGCGAGCGCGCCTGGAAGAGTCGCGCCGCCTCTGGAAATTCTTCTGGGAAATGGCCGAAGAG GAGGGCTGGATTCGCGAGAAGGAACAGATCCTCCCCTCGGAGGACTGCGGCAAGGACCTGACGGGTGCCCTGCGGCTGCTGAGTCAGCACAAGGCCTTGGAGGACGAGATGAGCGGACGTGCCACCCACTTGCAGCAGACCATCAAGCAAGGGGAGCAGCTGGTAGCCGATAAGCACTTCGGCGCCGACAAGATTCAAGAACGCATCCAGGACATCCGG GGTCAGTGGGCGGCGCTGGAGCAGCTCTCGGCCGTCCGCAAGTCTCGACTGCAGGAGGCCTGCAACCAGCACCAGTTCCAA GCGGACGCCGACGACGTGGACACATGGATGCTGGACGCGCTGCGCATTGTGTCCAGCGTGGATGTGGGCCACGACGAGTTCTCCACGCAGGCGCTGGTGAAGAAGCACAAGGACGTGGCCGAGGAGATCGCCAGCTACCGGCCTGTCATCGACGCCCTGCACGAGCAGTCGCGTGTGCTGCCGCCCGAGAAGGCGGACTCTGGGGAG AGCCGTCTGGCGGGCATCGAGGAGCGTTACAAGGAGGTGGTGGAGCTGGCACGCCTCCGCAAGCAGGCGCTGCAGGACGCGCTGGCCCTCTACAAAATGCTGAGCGAGGCCAGCGCCTGTGAGCTGTGGGTTGATGAGAAGGAGCAGTGGCTCAACGGCACCGACATCCCCGAGAAGCTGGAGGACCTGGAAGTGGTCCAGCACCG GTTTGAGAGTTTGGAGCCCGAGATGAACAATCAGGCCTCGCGGGTTGCCGTCGTCAACCAGGTTGCCAGACAGCTGATCCACAGCGAACATCCTGGTGAGAAGGAAATCAAGGCCCAGCAGGACAAACTCAACACCAG GTGGAGTCAGTTCCGGGATTTGGTGGACCAGAAGAAGGAGAGTCTGAGCTCGGCACTGGGAGTGCAGAACTACCACCTGGAGTGCAACGAGACCAAATCCTggatcaaagagaagaccaag GTGATCGAGTCCACCCAGGAGCTGGGCAACGACCTGGCGGGTGTCATGGCGCTGCAGAGGAAGCTAACGGGCATGGAGCGAGACCTGGCCGCCATTGAGGACAAGCTGGGCGACCTGGGCAAGGAGGCAGAACGCTTGTCCTCAGAACACCCGGAACAATCTCAGGCCATCAAAGGACGCTTGGACGAGATCACCGGCGTGTGGGAGGAGATGAAG GGCACCATGAAGAACCGTGAGGAGTCGCTGGGCGAGGCCAGCAAGCTGCAGCAGTTCCTGCGCGAGCTGGACGACTTCCAGTCGTGGCTGTCGCGCACGCAGACGACTATCGCATCCGAGGACATGCCCAACACGCTGGCCGAGGCCGAGAAGCTGTTGGGCCAACACGAGGCCATCAAGAACGAGATCCGCAACTACGAGGAGGACTACCAGAAGATGCGCGACATGGGCGAGATGGTGACGCGGGGCCAGACGGATGCGCAATACATGTTCCTGCGCCAGCGGCTGCAGGCGCTAGACACGGGCTGGAACGAGCTGCACAAGATGTGGGAGAACCGACGCAACCTCCTCTCCCAGTCGCACTCCTACCAGCTCTTCCTCAGGGACACCAAGCAGGCCGAGGCCTTCCTCAACAACCAG GAGTACGTGCTGGCCCACACGGAGATGCCCACCACGCTGGAGGGCGCCGAGGCGGCCATCAAGAAGCAGGAGGACTTCATGACCACCATGGACGCCAACGAGGAGAAGCTCAGCAGTGTGGTGGACACGGGACGACGGCTGGTTGCTGACGGCAACATCAATACCGAGCGCATCCAGGACAAGGTGGACTCCATCCACCAAAG GCACAAGAAGAACCGAGCGGCGGCCAGCGATCTCCTTATGAGGCTGAAGGACAACCGGGACCTACAGAAGTTCCTGCAGGACTGTCAGGAG CTGAGCCTGTGGATCAACGAGAAGATGCTGACGGCTCAAGACATGACATACGACGAGGCACGCAACCTGCACAGCAAGTGGCTCAAGCACCAAGCCTTTATGGCCGAGCTGCAGTCCAACAAGGAATGGCTGGACAAGATCCAGAAG GATGGCGAGGCATTGATGGCGGAGAAGCCCGAGACTGAGGCCATGGTGCACGAGAAGCTGGCCGGGCTGAAGAAGATGTGGGAGGAGCTGGAGTCCAGCACGCAGATCAAAGCCGAGTGCCTGTTTGATGCCAACAAGGCTGAGTTGTTTGCGCAGAGCTGCGCCGACCTGGACGAATGGCTGGCCGGCTTGGACGCGCAGCTGCAGTCGGACGACTACGGCAAAGACCTCACCTCCGTCAACATCATGCTCAAGAAGCAGCag ATGCTGGAGAGCCAGGTGGAGGTACGCCAGAAGGAGGTGGATGAGCTGCAGAGCCAGTCGCAGGCGCTGAGTCGCGAGGGCAAAGGCTCGGAGGAGGTGGACAGCCAGCGCAGGAGCGTGGAGAGCAAGTTGGGCACACTCCGGGCACCGCTCCAGAGCCGGCGCGACAACCTGATGGCCTCCCGCGAGATCCACCAGTTTAACCGCGACGTGGAGGATGAGATC CTTTGGGTGGAGGAGAGGATGGCCCTGGCCACGTCCACAGACCACGGCCACAACCTCCAGACGGTGCAGCTCCTGATCAAGAAGAACCAG ACCCTGCAGAAGGAGATCCGGGGCCACCAACCGCGCTACGATGACATCTTTGAGCGCAGCCAGCACATCTTGCGGCAGGAGAGGCCCACAACCGAGCTGCTCCGCCGGCGTCTGGCCGAGCTGCGCTCGCTGTGGGAGCAGATTCGCCAGGAGACGGAGAAGCGCCACGCTCGCCTCAGCGAGGCCCACGAGGCGCAGCAGTACTATTTTGACGCAGCTGAGGCCGAAGCCTGGATGAGCGAGCAGGAACTCTACATGatgtccgaggagaaggccaag GACGAGCAGAGTTCGGTGGCCATGTTGAAGAAGCATCAGATCCTGGAGCAGGCGGTGGAGGATTACGCCGACACCGTCCACCAGCTGTCAGCAACCAGCAGAGGCTTGGTGGCCGTCGAACACCCTGACAG CGAGCGCATTGGCATGCGCCAGTCGCAGGTGGACAAGCTGTACGCCGGCCTCAAAGACCTGTCGGAAGAGCGCCGAGGCAAGCTAGACGAGCGCTTCCGCCTCTTCCAGCTTAACCGCGAAGTGGACGACTTGGAGCAGTGGATCGCCGAGAGGGAGGTGGTGGCTGGCTCACACGAGCTGGGCCAGGACTACGAACACGTCACC ATGCTGCAGGAGCGCTTCCGCGAGTTTGCTCGGGACACGGGCAACATCGGGCAGGAGCGCGTAGACGGTGTAAACCGTCTGGCAGATGAGCTGATCAACGCAGGGCATGGCGACGCGGCCACCGTGGCAGAGTGGAAGGATGGCCTAAACGAGGCCTGGGCTGACCTACTGGAGCTGATTGACACGCGCACGCAGATCCTGGCCGCCTCCTTCGAGCTGCACAAGTTCTACCACGACGCCAAGGAAATCCTGGCCCGCGTGCTTGACAAGCACAAGAAGCTGCCCGAGGAGCTGGGCCGCGACCAGAACACAGTGGAGACGCTGCAGAGGATGCACACCGCCTTCCAACACGACATCCAGGCGCTCGGCACGCAG GTGCGTCAGCTTCAAGAAGATGCCGTCCGTCTGCAGTCAGCGTACGCAGGCGACAAAGCAGACGACATCCAGAAGCGGGAAGGAGAG GTCTTGGAGGCATGGAAGAACCTTCTGGAAGCAGCCGAGGGTCGACGGGGCAAGCTGGCCGACACGGGCGACAAGTTCCGGTTCTTCAGCCTGGTGCGAGACCTCATGCTGTGGATGGACGACGTCATCCGACTCATCGAGGCGCAGGAGAAGCCGCG TGACGTGTCGTCGGTGGAGCTTCTGATGAACAACCACCAGGGCATCAAGGCCGAGATCGACGCACGCAATGACAGCTTCACCACCTGCATCGAGCTGGGAAAATCTCTGCTGGCCAGGAAGCATTATGCCTCGGATGAG ATCAAagaaaagttgctgcagttgacGGACAAGCGGAAGGAAATGATTGACAAGTGGGAGGACCGCTGGGAGTGGCTGCGACTGG TGCTGGAGGTGCATCAGTTCTCGCGGGATGCGGGTGTGGCCGAGGCCTGGCTCCTGGGTCAGGAGTCCTACTTGTCCAGCCGCGAGATGGGCCAGAGCGTGGACGACGTGGAGAAGCTCATCAAGAGGCACGAGGCCTTTGAGAAGTCGGCCGCCACCTGGGAGGAACGCTTTGCTGCCTTGGAAAGGTTGACCACG ATGGAATTATTGGAAGTGAGAAGAaggcaagaggaggaagagaggaAGAAGCAGCCGGCGGTGACCGAGGCGACACCCGCCGCGCAGCAAAG GGAAGGTGACGTGGCGAGTCAGAACGGGCCGAGTGGCGAGCCGGACTCCACCAGG GAGGATGCCGAGGCGATGAACGGTGTGTCAGAGTCCAGCCCCGCCGGGTCCCCCGGGGCCGCCCTCAAAGGCAAAGCTGGCCAGCAGGCGGCCACGCTGCCTGTCAAGAGCCAGCAGGAGGCACTCTCGGCCAACTCGCAGATGGAGGGCTTCCTGCACCGCAAGCATGAATGGGAGGGCCACAACAAGAAAGCGTCCAGCAG GTCATGGCACCACGTGTTCTGCGTGCTCAACCACCAGGAACTGGGCTTCTACAAGGACCAGAAGAGTGCCACACAGGGCATCCCCTACCACGGCGAGATCCCCGTCGCACTCAAAGACGCCACCTGCGAGGTGGCGCTTGGATACAAGAAGAAGAAACACGTCTTCAAGCTCAA AGTCACTGATGGCAACGAGTATCTCTTCCAAGCCAAAGATGAT GAGGAGATGAACTCGTGGATCTCCAGCATCTCAGCGGCCATTATGGGCGAGAAGGGCGAAGTGACTCCAAGCAGCCACAGCACGCCGGCGTCCACCACCACCCGTGCCCACACCATGCCGGCCTCGGCGGGTCGCACGGTCACCGTGCCCACCTCGGCTTCGGCCGAGGTAGCGGCGGCTGAGTCCAGCCCGGGCAAGCGCGACAAAGACAAAGAGAAACGCTTCAGTCTCTTCAgcaagaagaaataa